A window from Dunckerocampus dactyliophorus isolate RoL2022-P2 chromosome 15, RoL_Ddac_1.1, whole genome shotgun sequence encodes these proteins:
- the tmem101 gene encoding transmembrane protein 101 codes for MAAPSRKQVLRFLGQLGAFILTRFGFWNCFCMLMLFAERAGSKRKPDIPIPYLYVDMAAAVLCASFMSFGVKRRWFAMAAAVEVAISTYASYVGEQVHYGEWLKVRMYSKALAITGSFLVLASGAGEVYRQKARNRSLQSTGQIFLGIYLICMVYSLQHSKEDRQVYLNHIFGGEVALALLEVTLGVLALAFLSGWYVQPAAQVLATALPLIILLTDGNLGYWHHTRKVEFWNQMKLIGHNVGVFGAVLILATDG; via the exons ATGGCGGCGCCGAGCAGGAAGCAGGTGTTGAGGTTCCTCGGCCAGTTGGGGGCTTTTATCTTGACCCGCTTCGGGTTTTGGAACTGCTTCTGTATGCTGATGCTGTTCGCGGAACGCGCCGGCTCCAAAAG GAAGCCAGACATCCCCATCCCCTACCTGTACGTGGACATGGCGGCGGCGGTGCTGTGCGCCAGCTTCATGTCGTTTGGCGTGAAGAGGAGGTGGTTCGCGATGGCCGCGGCCGTGGAGGTGGCCATCAGCACATATGCGTCCTACGTCGGCGAGCAGGTGCACTACGGCGAGTGGctgaag GTGCGCATGTATTCCAAAGCACTCGCCATCACTGGCAGCTTCCTGGTTTTGGCCAGCGGGGCGGGCGAAGTGTACAGGCAGAAAGCACGCAACAGGTCCCTACAGTCCACAGGACAGATCTTCCTGGGGATCTACCTCATCTGCATG GTGTACTCCCTGCAGCACAGCAAAGAGGACAGGCAGGTCTACTTGAACCATATTTTTGGGGGAGAGGTGGCCCTGGCGCTGCTGGAGGTGACGCTCGGCGTGCTGGCGCTGGCCTTCCTGTCGGGCTGGTACGTGCAGCCGGCGGCCCAGGTCCTGGCCACAGCGCTGCCGCTCATCATCCTGCTCACGGACGGCAACCTGGGCTACTGGCACCACACGCGCAAGGTGGAGTTCTGGAACCAGATGAAGCTCATCGGGCACAACGTGGGCGTCTTCGGCGCCGTGCTGATCCTGGCTACCGACGGCTGA
- the lsm12b gene encoding protein LSM12 homolog A, translated as MAAPGPGEYFSVGSHVSCLTCLGQRLQGEVVAFDYQSKMLTLKCASSSGKPNLNDVILINLAYVSEVDIINDRTETPPPLASLNVSKLANRARTEKEDKLSQAYAISAGVSVEGQQLFQTIHKTIKDCKWQEKNIIVMDDVVISPPYQVDNCKGKEGSALSHVRKIVEKHFRDVESQKSMQRSQAQQTQKDSTLSS; from the exons ATGGCGGCTCCTGGACCGGGGGAGTATTTCAGCGTCGGGAGCCATGTCTCTTGCCTCACCTGCCTGGGCCAGCGTCTGCAAGGCGAGGTGGTCGCCTTCGACTACCAGTCCAAGATGTTAACGCTGA AATGTGCTTCCTCCAGCGGCAAGCCCAACCTCAACGACGTCATCCTGATCAACTTAGCCTATGTTTCTGAAGTGGACATAATCAATGACCGCACTGAGACTCCGCCCCCTCTAGCATCGCTGAATGTTAGCAAG CTTGCCAATCGAGCGAGGACAGAAAAGGAGGACAAGCTGTCCCAAGCCTATGCAATCAGTGCTGGGGTGTCTGTGGAGGGCCAGCAGCTATTCCAGACCATTCACAAAAC CATCAAAGACTGCAAATGGCAGGAGAAGAACATCATCGTGATGGACGACGTCGTCATCTCGCCGCCTTACCAGGTCGACAACTGCAAAGGCAAAGAGGGAAGCGCTTTAAGTCATGTACGCAAAATA GTGGAGAAACATTTTAGAGACGTGGAAAGTCAGAAGTCCATGCAGCGTTCACAAGCACAGCAAACACAGAAGGACTCCACTTTATCTTCTTGA
- the si:ch1073-13h15.3 gene encoding inactive all-trans-retinol 13,14-reductase, which yields MWLFIFLAWLVIWAGGTYWYLFGKPSPFSLDAVRPPGPREFDQKKRDKVIKQGFSPDKVPQNLDVVVIGSGIGGLAAGATLAKAGKKVLVLEQHDQAGGCCHTYVEKGFEFDVGLHYIGQLHENSLLRIIFDQLSEGQLEFQELNQHFDTIQIGLGDDKREYSIFSGKTEMKAHLMKQFPDDKEAIETFFQIMKVSAKKTHYLATLKLIPQWLSLFLLKSGIADLVSPVFRLSGTCATDLVNTLTTNKDLHVIFSYLFYGVPPKDSSILINALLVHHYKRGAYYPKGGASEIAFNIIRTIQKHGGTCLVRAPVSQILVDDEGAAYGVKVRKGGDEVEIHAPVVVSNCGIFTTFQKLLPPEIQVKPDIQERLNMMKHGRGSFLVFSGFDGTEEDLGLVSTNFWLFKNNDMDKSMEDFFALSKEEAPDNIPMMFITMPSSKDPEAKIRHPGKSCMTILTMVKYEWFEEWKDTTVRKRGDGYFNYKMRFANKLFDWACQLFPNIRNKLVFQDVATPLTNMHYLGAQRGAMYSAEHNLERFQAEAVARNRCHTPVKNLYISGQDVFSCGIAGALHGGILCASAVLDRIVYIDLLLIKKKLKRQKAKELSLLARKKLQ from the exons ATGTGGCTCTTCATCTTCTTAGCGTGGCTGGTGATCTGGGCGGGAGGCACCTATTGGTACCTGTTTGGGAAGCCCAGTCCTTTCTCCTTGGACGCGGTCAGGCCTCCTGGGCCTCGAGAGTTTGACCAGAAGAAGAGGGACAAAGTCATCAAGCAAG GTTTCAGCCCCGACAAGGTTCCCCAGAACCTGGACGTCGTCGTGATTGGCAGCGGCATCGGCGGGCTGGCGGCGGGTGCTACACTGGCTAAGGCGGGCAAGAAGGTTCTGGTTCTAGAACAGCATGACCAGGCGGGAGGCTGCTGTCACACCTACGTGGAGAAAGGCTTTGAGTTTGATGTTG GCCTCCACTACATTGGTCAGCTCCATGAGAACAGCCTCCTCCGCATCATCTTTGACCAGCTGTCAGAGGGCCAGCTGGAGTTCCAGGAGCTGAACCAGCACTTTGATACCATCCAGATTGGCCTGGGGGACGACAAGCGGGAGTACAGCATCTTCTCGGGGAAAACGGAGATGAAGGCTCACCTCATGAAGCAATTTCCCGATGACAAGGAGGCCATCGAGACCTTCTTCCAGATCATGAAG GTCTCAGCCAAGAAGACTCACTACCTGGCGACCCTCAAGCTCATCCCACAGTGGCTGTCCTTGTTCCTGTTGAAGTCGGGAATCGCAGACCTGGTCTCGCCGGTTTTCCGCCTGTCTGGAACGTGTGCTACAGACTTGGTGAACACGCTGACCACCAACAAAGACCTCCATGTCATCTTTTCCTACCTATTCTATG GTGTGCCTCCAAAGGACTCCAGTATTCTGATCAACGCCCTCCTGGTTCATCACTACAAACGAGGTGCCTACTACCCCAAAGGTGGCGCTAGTGAGATCGCCTTCAACATCATCCGCACCATCCAGAAACATGGAGGAACCTGCTTGGTCAGAGCTCCTGTCTCACAGATCCTTGTCGACGACGAGGGGGCAGCTTACG GGGTGAAGGTGAGGAAAGGTGGAGATGAAGTAGAGATCCACGCTCCTGTGGTGGTCTCAAACTGCGGCATCTTCACCACCTTCCAGAAACTTCTCCCTCCTGAGATCCAAGTCAAGCCAG ACATCCAGGAGAGGCTGAACATGATGAAGCACGGCAGAGGTTCGTTTTTGGTCTTTTCTGGTTTCGATGGTACTGAGGAGGACCTGGGTCTAGTGTCCACCAACTTTTGGCTCTTCAAAAACAACGACATGGACAAATC GATGGAGGACTTTTTTGCACTGAGCAAAGAGGAAGCACCGGACAACATACCCATGATGTTCATCACAATGCCGTCGTCCAAAGACCCAGAAGCCAAAATAAGACACCCTG GGAAGTCTTGTATGACCATACTGACGATGGTGAAGTATGAATGGTTTGAGGAGTGGAAGGACACCACCGTCCGCAAGCGGGGCGATGGCTACTTCAACTACAAAATGAGATTTGCCAACAAACTCTTTGACTGGGCCTGTCAGTTGTTCCCAAACATCAGAAACAAG CTGGTCTTCCAGGACGTGGCCACCCCGCTGACCAACATGCACTACCTGGGCGCTCAGCGAGGCGCCATGTACTCGGCCGAGCACAACCTGGAGCGTTTCCAAGCAGAGGCGGTGGCGAGGAACCGGTGTCACACTCCTGTCAAGAACCTCTACATCTCTG GCCAAGACGTGTTCAGCTGCGGCATCGCCGGGGCGCTGCACGGCGGTATCCTGTGCGCCTCGGCCGTGTTGGACCGCATCGTCTACATCGACTTGCTCCTCATCAAGAAGAAGCTGAAGAGGCAGAAGGCCAAGGAGCTGTCCCTGCTGGCTCGGAAGAAGTTGCAGTGA
- the gngt2b gene encoding guanine nucleotide-binding protein G(I)/G(S)/G(O) subunit gamma-T2b, which yields MARDMSDKEILKMELDQLKKEVSTPRTPVGANCTDTISYVEGLLPNDPLIKGVPDDKNPYKGDKGGCVVT from the exons ATGGCTCGGGATATGTCCGATAAAGAAATCCTGAAAATGGAGCTGGACCAGCTGAAGAAGGAAGTAAGCACGCCAAGGACACCG GTGGGTGCCAACTGCACAGACACCATTTCCTACGTGGAGGGGCTGCTGCCCAACGATCCGCTCATCAAGGGCGTCCCCGATGACAAGAACCCCTACAAGGGCGACAAGGGGGGCTGCGTGGTCACATAG
- the g6pc3 gene encoding glucose-6-phosphatase 3 yields the protein MESIHTHGIWVAESLQQETRSLENLWLVITHVGDPKAAFLLLFPFAYFASRRAGVAVLWVGALAEWLNLMLKWVLFGERPYWWIGESLVFHGKQPKVQQFSTTCENGPGSPSGHAMVTAAVWWVVTSSLASFLHTRTRSTLLSSAPFLLYAVLLLVVGISRVFILAHFPHQVVCGSIAGLLVGIILNRRVPKGRPLSFFFTLSVSLLAGALALYFGLQQLGIDLSWSLVLAKKWCHRAEWLRPDVAPFSSLTRDCGILLGLGLAEYWKPGGWRLPWAPQALSLALSSMGLYHVYRLPLPVQPPALYYSLIFVKFAAVPPIVMALVPGLVHLVTRKKRD from the exons ATGGAGAGCATCCACACGCACGGCATATGGGTGGCGGAAAGTCTCCAGCAGGAGACGAGAAGCTTGGAGAATCTGTGGCTGGTCATCACCCACGTCGGAGACCCCAAGGCGGCTTTTCTGCTGCTCTTCCCCTTCGCTTATTTCGCAAGCAGGCGAGCCGGCGTGGCGGTGCTGTGGGTGGGCGCCCTAGCAGAGTGGCTCAACCTGATGCTTAAATG GGTGCTGTTTGGCGAAAGGCCGTACTGGTGGATCGGCGAATCCCTTGTCTTTCACGGCAAGCAACCCAAAGTTCAGCAGTTCTCCACTACATGTGAAAACGGACCAG GTAGTCCATCAGGACACGCCATGGTTACTGCAGCAGTGTGGTGGGTGGTGACGTCCTCCCTGGCCTCCTTCCTGCACACACGTACCCGCAG CACACTCCTGTCCTCCGCTCCCTTCCTGCTCTACGCTGTCTTGCTGCTCGTGGTTGGCATCTCCAGGGTGTTTATTCTGGCCCACTTCCCACACCAGGTCGTTTGTGGTTCCATTGCAG gtCTACTGGTTGGGATCATTCTGAACCGCAGGGTCCCAAAAGGCCGCCCCCTGTCGTTCTTCTTCACTCTCAGCGTGTCTTTACTGGCCGGTGCTCTGGCGCTCTACTTTGGACTGCAGCAGCTGGGGATCGACCTCTCCTG GTCTTTGGTTTTGGCCAAGAAGTGGTGCCATCGCGCCGAGTGGCTCCGCCCCGACGTGGCCCCTTTCTCCTCTCTGACCCGGGACTGCGGGATCCTGCTGGGTTTGGGCCTGGCGGAGTACTGGAAGCCCGGTGGCTGGCGCTTGCCGTGGGCGCCGCAGGCTTTGTCTCTGGCCCTTTCGTCCATGGGCTTGTACCACGTCTACCGCCTGCCGCTGCCCGTGCAGCCGCCGGCGCTCTACTACTCGCTGATCTTCGTCAAGTTCGCCGCGGTGCCTCCCATCGTGATGGCACTGGTGCCCGGACTGGTGCACCTTGTGACACGCAAGAAGAGGGACTAG